From one Terriglobia bacterium genomic stretch:
- the rpsG gene encoding 30S ribosomal protein S7: MPRKGHISKREPLPDPVYSSTLVNKFVNSMMWDGKKSTAQGIFYESMQKLEQKGGDEALKLFKKAVENVKPLLEVKTRRVGGANYQVPVEVNPDRRTSLAIRWILTYARLRPEKGMIDKLTNELLDAANSKGAAIKKKEDVHRMAEANKAFAHYRW; the protein is encoded by the coding sequence ATGCCGAGAAAAGGTCATATATCGAAGCGGGAGCCGCTGCCGGACCCGGTCTACAGCTCGACGCTGGTCAACAAGTTCGTCAACTCGATGATGTGGGACGGCAAGAAGAGCACCGCGCAGGGAATCTTCTACGAGTCGATGCAGAAGCTGGAGCAGAAGGGCGGCGACGAAGCTCTGAAACTGTTCAAGAAAGCGGTGGAGAACGTAAAGCCGCTGCTGGAAGTGAAGACCCGCCGCGTGGGCGGTGCCAACTACCAGGTTCCCGTAGAAGTGAACCCCGATCGCCGGACTTCGCTGGCGATTCGCTGGATTCTGACCTATGCGCGTCTGCGTCCCGAAAAGGGCATGATCGACAAGCTCACGAATGAGCTGCTCGATGCTGCTAACAGCAAGGGCGCGGCAATCAAGAAGAAGGAAGACGTGCACCGCATGGCCGAAGCCAACAAGGCTTTCGC
- the rpsL gene encoding 30S ribosomal protein S12, translating into MPTFNQLVRKGRTAPRYKTASPALQACPQKRGVCTRVYTQTPKKPNSALRKVARVRLTNGIEVTTYIPGVGHNLQEHSIVLIRGGRVKDLPGVRYHVIRGTLDSVGVANRKQGRSKYGAKRPKA; encoded by the coding sequence GTGCCTACGTTTAACCAGTTGGTGCGAAAAGGCCGTACGGCGCCGCGTTATAAGACCGCCAGCCCCGCTCTGCAGGCCTGCCCGCAGAAGCGCGGGGTTTGCACGCGCGTTTATACGCAGACGCCGAAGAAGCCGAACTCCGCGTTGCGCAAGGTCGCCCGTGTTCGTTTGACGAACGGGATCGAAGTGACGACCTACATTCCGGGCGTCGGCCACAACCTGCAGGAACACTCGATCGTGCTGATTCGTGGCGGCCGTGTGAAGGACCTGCCGGGCGTGCGCTATCACGTGATTCGGGGAACCCTGGATTCGGTTGGCGTTGCCAACCGCAAGCAGGGACGGTCGAAGTACGGCGCGAAGAGACCGAAGGCGTAA